A genomic window from Salvia miltiorrhiza cultivar Shanhuang (shh) chromosome 5, IMPLAD_Smil_shh, whole genome shotgun sequence includes:
- the LOC131024230 gene encoding uncharacterized protein LOC131024230 codes for MEEFDDDDFSDLYADVEVQASSAISALHRSTELPPRSDRISANAPRGENKAAEERDAARQEAKEEKAGGCGDLRNLPVENGDRCESGSTSWSESESERDSEDRLASDGYDEVERKVGENYERKRYEEISGKEKTVNGGDYSSQSQRKILQYNSSNSKTKRVHETTQQVRRTCRKGDSDDRNPFFSSEDNQPNYGRKHGGPEIASERHTEASYPVPLDLDKRGSVQISDSVEDSPCEVSECDSDGISETSDDTDRRKASCISNKVSSAREPDAFKSSWSQRGQGYPSSPSRAAYGSRYFEKSPKRLRYSSSSLHCESQDPITHKYHPPKHSESRGVRRGTRDGGYYERRQDSTRKHSNQPKKSNYMPYFKNRADEDASYATDAKHLYNRHVNQHRAMVDLKINETDVPFCSYSERMLTYSGGRLPDHHMGQAFLKNQYWDNPNSRYKAGPLDGHNISERKNFLDKRSSQMDYESSEYYRYHNQRRHQFQGDIEG; via the exons ATGGAGGAATTCGACGATGATGACTTCAGCGACCTTTATGCTGACGTTGAGGTACAGGCGAGCTCAGCAATCAGCGCTTTGCATCGGTCGACAGAATTGCCCCCACGGAGCGATCGTATTTCCGCAAATGCCCCGCGAGGAGAGAATAAGGCAGCTGAGGAGCGTGATGCCGCACGTCAGGAGGCAAAGGAGGAGAAGGCCGGTGGCTGTGGTGATTTGAGAAATTTGCCTGTAGAGAATGGTGATAGATGTGAAAGCGGGAGCACGAGCTggagtgagagtgagagtgagagagatagcGAGGACCGATTGGCTAGTGATGGCTATGATGAAGTTGAGAGAAAAGTAGGTGAGAATTATGAACGTAAGAGATATGAAGAAATATCTGGAAAGGAGAAGACCGTCAATGGTGGGGATTACAGCTCCCAGTCCCAGAGAAAG ATTTTGCAGTATAATTCCTCGAATTCTAAGACGAAGAGAGTTCATGAAACGACACAACAAGTGCGCAGAACATGCAGGAAAGGGGACTCTGATGACAGAAATCCTTTCTTTAGTAGTGAGGATAACCAACCTAACTATGGAAGGAAACACGGAGGACCAGAAATTGCCTCAGAAAG GCATACAGAAGCGAGCTATCCTGTGCCCTTGGATTTGGATAAGCGTGGAAGTGTGCAGATATCCGACTCAGTGGAGGATAGCCCTTGTGAAGTCTCTGAATGTGATTCAGATGGGATATCCGAAACTTCTGATGATACAGATAGAAGAAAAGCAAGTTGCATATCGAATAAAGTGTCATCAGCACGAGAACCAGATGCATTTAAAAGCAGTTGGAGTCAGCGTGGCCAAGGATACCCTTCTTCTCCTAGTCGTGCTGCATACGGTAGCAGATATTTTGAAAAGAGCCCTAAGCGTTTAAGGTACTCTTCATCTAGCTTACATTGTGAATCACAAGATCCAATCACTCACAAATATCATCCTCCCAAACACTCTGAAAGCCGTGGTGTCAGACGAGGTACCAGAGATGGTGGATATTATGAGAGACGGCAAGACAGCACACGGAAGCATTCTAATCAGCCCAAGAAATCTAATTATATGCCCTATTTCAAAAACCGAGCCGATGAGGATGCTTCTTATGCAACTGATGCCAAGCATCTCTATAACAGACATGTTAACCAACATAGAGCAATGGTAGATCTCAAAATTAATGAGACTGATGTTCCTTTCTGCAGCTACTCAGAAAGAATGCTGACTTACTCAGGTGGACGTTTGCCTGATCATCATATGGGCCAGGCATTCTTGAAAAACCAATACTGGGACAATCCAAATAGTAGGTACAAAGCAGGTCCCCTTGATGGTCACAATATTAGTGAAAGAAAAAATTTTCTTGACAAGAGAAGTAGTCAGATGGATTATGAATCTTCGGAATATTATAGATATCATAATCAAAGGAGACATCAGTTTCAGGGTGATATCGAGGGGTAA